A region of Novipirellula aureliae DNA encodes the following proteins:
- a CDS encoding DNA polymerase beta superfamily protein, with protein sequence MVPCLVHDSRDGFPSPDSDFDLRGVHLLPIETVVGLDEGDQTVEKEGIYDGLEIDLVTHDASKFFALMLRCNGYVLEQIFSPLVVFATKEFDELKSITADCITKHHAHHYLGFAATQWKLFGKESPPRVKPLLHVYRVLLTGIHLMRTGEVEANLVKLNETATLLFLDDLISQKQTGPEKGTLSAADLDFHTTQYEQLTAELELVARCGLEQFIVPANMVLRGMEMADDRFRRSHHSQRENMGHVGQLRHSLRHVDQSRSL encoded by the coding sequence ATGGTGCCGTGCTTGGTTCACGACTCGCGCGACGGTTTCCCGTCGCCTGATTCTGACTTCGATCTTCGTGGCGTGCATTTGCTGCCTATTGAAACAGTCGTGGGTCTCGATGAAGGTGATCAAACGGTCGAAAAGGAAGGCATCTACGATGGGTTAGAAATCGACTTGGTCACCCACGACGCATCGAAATTCTTCGCTCTGATGCTGCGTTGTAACGGCTACGTGCTCGAACAGATATTTTCACCGTTGGTCGTGTTCGCGACCAAGGAGTTCGACGAATTGAAGTCGATCACAGCCGACTGTATCACCAAGCATCACGCCCATCACTACCTCGGCTTCGCCGCAACCCAGTGGAAACTATTCGGAAAAGAATCACCGCCACGGGTCAAACCGCTACTGCACGTTTACCGCGTCCTGCTGACCGGCATCCATCTAATGCGGACCGGCGAAGTCGAAGCCAACCTCGTCAAGCTCAACGAGACCGCCACGCTACTATTCCTCGACGACCTGATTAGCCAAAAGCAAACCGGCCCCGAGAAGGGAACGCTCAGCGCGGCTGATCTCGACTTTCACACAACGCAATACGAGCAACTGACCGCTGAATTGGAACTCGTCGCACGCTGCGGCCTGGAGCAGTTCATCGTCCCGGCGAACATGGTCCTCAGGGGAATGGAAATGGCTGATGATCGCTTTCGGAGAAGCCATCATTCACAACGCGAAAACATGGGTCACGTCGGACAGTTGCGGCATTCACTCAGGCATGTCGATCAAAGCCGATCATTGTGA
- a CDS encoding endonuclease/exonuclease/phosphatase family protein: MRIATWNLARPTSGDSAKAKLLMEHIKRDCSDIWILTESHSDVSPGSDFEMRSTTGSDRAQSEGEVWTAIWCRFPIVRELAVVDPIRSVCVEIATPDGSLIVYGTVLPWLADTWFDPLRGADAFVSVFAKQATDWTRIQAENPDSGFCIAGDLNQDLANSHYCGSRVGRTALRDAIKTSGLNCLASGEFDRVSELTEGRCSAIDHNCLSESWTSRFRRSSNVWPGESERTSSLSDHFGVWVDIETIDYTR, from the coding sequence ATGAGAATCGCGACATGGAATCTGGCACGACCGACGAGCGGAGATTCGGCCAAAGCGAAGCTGCTTATGGAACATATCAAGCGTGACTGTTCTGATATTTGGATCTTAACCGAGTCGCATAGTGATGTTTCTCCAGGGTCTGACTTCGAGATGCGATCGACAACAGGTAGCGATCGTGCGCAATCGGAGGGCGAGGTTTGGACGGCGATTTGGTGTCGTTTTCCAATTGTCCGTGAGTTGGCGGTTGTAGATCCTATTCGTTCGGTCTGCGTGGAAATCGCAACGCCGGATGGTTCATTGATCGTCTATGGAACCGTCTTGCCTTGGCTCGCTGACACGTGGTTTGATCCACTCCGTGGTGCTGACGCCTTTGTCAGCGTGTTTGCGAAACAGGCGACCGATTGGACTAGGATTCAAGCGGAGAATCCTGATAGCGGCTTTTGTATCGCAGGCGACCTTAATCAAGATTTGGCCAACTCGCACTACTGCGGTTCAAGAGTCGGACGGACCGCACTTCGCGATGCGATCAAGACTTCCGGCTTGAATTGCTTGGCATCGGGCGAATTCGATCGGGTGAGTGAATTGACCGAAGGTCGATGTTCGGCGATCGATCATAATTGTCTCTCCGAATCATGGACATCACGTTTTCGCAGATCGTCAAACGTTTGGCCTGGTGAGAGCGAGCGGACATCGAGTTTGTCTGATCACTTTGGCGTTTGGGTTGATATTGAAACGATCGATTATACACGCTAA
- a CDS encoding TIGR02452 family protein, whose protein sequence is MALNIANGVEPGNGFLRDATAQEETLWRSSKLYATLFDDPMYDFHRDNDPAASSDWTILSPNVPVFRDDAGMECDTPWPLSFLTCAAPYAPAIGRLDAEPMLRQRILRVLSIAWAYDDESLGLGAWGCSMFANDPLQKAKDFRSALKGEFA, encoded by the coding sequence TTGGCTCTCAATATCGCAAATGGCGTTGAACCTGGCAATGGTTTCTTGCGGGACGCGACTGCTCAAGAGGAAACGCTCTGGCGGTCCAGTAAGTTGTACGCCACGCTTTTCGATGATCCGATGTACGACTTTCACCGCGACAATGATCCGGCCGCTTCGAGCGACTGGACGATTCTGTCGCCGAACGTACCCGTTTTTCGTGACGATGCGGGAATGGAATGCGATACACCGTGGCCGCTCAGCTTTTTGACGTGTGCCGCGCCGTACGCACCGGCGATCGGTCGACTCGATGCAGAGCCAATGCTTCGCCAGCGGATTTTACGCGTGCTTTCGATTGCCTGGGCCTACGATGACGAGTCTCTCGGGCTGGGTGCGTGGGGATGTAGCATGTTCGCGAATGACCCGCTGCAAAAGGCAAAGGATTTTCGAAGTGCTCTGAAAGGTGAATTTGCCTGA
- a CDS encoding cyclic-phosphate processing receiver domain-containing protein, translating to MKIYLDDERTTPDGWHRAYWPDEAIDLLKAGDVTEISLDHDLGDDERGTGYDVVIWIEEQVALHGFVPPAMMVHSANVSARTKMENGIRAIETMVRKRDG from the coding sequence ATGAAAATCTATCTCGATGACGAACGAACGACACCCGATGGATGGCACCGGGCCTATTGGCCGGATGAGGCGATAGACTTGTTAAAGGCTGGTGATGTCACGGAGATCAGTTTGGATCACGACCTTGGCGACGATGAACGCGGCACCGGTTACGATGTTGTGATATGGATCGAAGAGCAAGTTGCGTTGCACGGTTTTGTCCCGCCAGCGATGATGGTGCATTCGGCCAATGTGTCGGCGCGGACAAAGATGGAGAATGGGATTCGGGCGATTGAAACAATGGTGAGGAAACGCGATGGGTGA
- a CDS encoding acyl-CoA dehydrogenase family protein, whose protein sequence is MTILLIFAIACFAISGISLGQDMPKTAHETKLLLEPNDALIQVQHLHSENSPVIVAQGELDQLIDRNGGGACPLSAALIAAQGIRIMADLPVDPYPHRSALRMFQSKPELKEGRIDNERFVELLAYVCSDLDEKPFAISTVSAPNSPHVTTGQRWSPADGPDLSTKRGELKILAYTVTQADGTVRGRHFVLLKEISDGKLSFLNPGSPLGNRTFIIEYRGESFSSKAQVFFHSPAGVDKSNQTYELNTVFTIRLISPNGDSHGNVGASIESVKSEMEKLAERLQSTGEFSSPNAWRREGATFGLPGLDLPREVGGGGWSASKTLEIFRHAGRHNLNLRDVIGGAHGRPLVKSDSALVRKVLNDLVAGSAYVAVAITEPEAGTDMKQMQSKAVRYGDGFKLTGRKLWNARLREATHVVLYTLAAHGETGSRSAFLLPIDHPGLRIVDRYAHGLTGNSFGGLEFDDMFVSKDHILGEDGDGGKIFTEHFQYWRLMQAAAAIGCGEAALDQMAERIATRDAFGGPIGRFTHLQQPIGEYLTKLRMAMALAREAADLIDQGDYKAASPLVDGLKAEGVEIALAACDAAMRSHGAMGYSREVDLGDRVRDLMGLRIADGTTDVMRMTVVRERYGYEFWKMAVRSYRDDADELDQQPLRGNLMPVKGGTTRD, encoded by the coding sequence ATGACTATTTTGCTCATTTTCGCGATAGCTTGTTTTGCGATTTCTGGGATCTCTCTCGGGCAGGATATGCCGAAGACGGCGCACGAAACAAAACTGCTTTTAGAGCCAAACGACGCCCTCATCCAAGTTCAGCACCTGCACAGTGAAAACTCCCCCGTGATCGTTGCACAAGGCGAGCTTGATCAACTGATTGACCGTAATGGTGGTGGCGCGTGTCCGCTCTCTGCGGCGTTGATCGCCGCTCAAGGAATACGCATCATGGCTGACCTGCCAGTCGATCCGTACCCACACCGATCGGCACTCCGGATGTTTCAGTCCAAACCGGAACTGAAAGAGGGGCGAATTGACAACGAGCGTTTCGTTGAATTGTTGGCGTACGTTTGCAGCGATCTTGACGAAAAACCGTTCGCGATATCGACAGTATCAGCTCCGAATAGCCCTCATGTGACCACGGGGCAAAGGTGGTCTCCAGCCGACGGCCCTGATCTATCGACGAAGAGGGGCGAATTAAAGATTCTCGCATACACTGTGACACAAGCGGATGGAACGGTTCGTGGACGTCACTTTGTGCTGTTGAAGGAAATCAGCGATGGTAAGTTGTCTTTCCTTAATCCGGGCAGTCCGCTCGGTAATCGCACGTTCATTATCGAATATCGCGGCGAATCATTCTCCTCCAAAGCACAAGTTTTCTTCCACAGCCCGGCCGGTGTCGACAAGTCAAATCAGACCTATGAATTGAACACAGTATTTACCATTCGACTGATTTCACCCAATGGCGATAGTCACGGCAACGTCGGGGCGTCCATCGAATCTGTTAAGTCGGAGATGGAAAAGCTTGCGGAGCGCCTGCAATCAACCGGCGAGTTTTCATCACCGAATGCCTGGCGGCGTGAGGGCGCGACTTTTGGTTTGCCGGGTCTGGACCTGCCTAGAGAGGTCGGCGGTGGTGGCTGGTCGGCAAGCAAGACGCTTGAGATATTCCGGCATGCTGGACGGCACAATTTGAACCTGCGTGACGTTATCGGTGGTGCGCATGGTCGACCGCTCGTGAAGTCGGACTCAGCTCTTGTCCGGAAAGTTCTTAACGACCTCGTCGCTGGCAGTGCCTACGTTGCAGTCGCGATCACTGAACCCGAGGCCGGAACGGACATGAAGCAGATGCAATCGAAGGCGGTTCGTTACGGCGATGGTTTCAAACTGACAGGTCGCAAACTTTGGAACGCCCGCCTTCGAGAGGCTACTCATGTTGTTCTCTATACCCTCGCGGCCCATGGCGAAACCGGATCTAGGTCGGCGTTTCTGCTCCCGATCGACCATCCTGGATTGCGGATTGTCGACCGGTACGCCCACGGGCTGACTGGCAATTCCTTCGGCGGGTTAGAGTTCGACGATATGTTTGTGAGCAAAGATCATATCCTCGGCGAAGATGGCGACGGTGGCAAGATTTTCACTGAACACTTTCAATACTGGCGATTGATGCAGGCGGCTGCAGCGATCGGATGCGGCGAGGCAGCGTTGGACCAGATGGCCGAACGCATTGCAACTCGAGATGCATTCGGCGGCCCCATCGGTCGTTTCACCCACCTTCAGCAACCGATTGGCGAATACCTTACGAAGCTGCGTATGGCGATGGCGCTAGCACGCGAGGCAGCTGACTTAATTGACCAGGGGGACTACAAAGCTGCCTCGCCTTTGGTTGACGGACTGAAGGCCGAAGGAGTCGAAATTGCGCTCGCCGCATGCGACGCCGCGATGCGATCACATGGGGCGATGGGATACAGCCGCGAAGTCGATCTCGGTGATCGAGTTCGCGACTTAATGGGGCTGCGGATTGCCGATGGCACCACTGATGTGATGAGGATGACCGTAGTACGGGAAAGGTACGGATACGAATTTTGGAAGATGGCTGTCCGCAGCTACCGAGATGACGCGGATGAACTCGACCAACAGCCTCTACGCGGCAACCTGATGCCCGTCAAAGGAGGCACGACTAGAGATTGA
- a CDS encoding BREX protein BrxB domain-containing protein: MGRIEDLADSYERNIKAPWQKNLAGAQKAIFVVYAKEDERKLNARIGDFEVRTKGAGHGWRQLDLAPLFPAWMSAEEYRESYFECPEDLQLKLDTEFFDYVVAAVRAELTADDVDENTVVAIYGTSSLYGFLRVSEVLDKSVGDIRGRMVLFFPGTFQQDNYSLLGARDGWNYLATPITLHQSE; the protein is encoded by the coding sequence ATGGGACGAATTGAAGACCTGGCCGACAGTTACGAGCGAAACATCAAAGCGCCTTGGCAGAAGAATCTCGCCGGCGCCCAGAAAGCAATCTTCGTCGTCTATGCGAAAGAGGATGAACGAAAGCTCAATGCACGAATCGGTGACTTTGAAGTTCGCACGAAGGGTGCTGGCCATGGCTGGCGACAGCTTGATCTTGCGCCACTGTTTCCTGCGTGGATGTCAGCGGAAGAATATCGCGAGTCCTATTTTGAATGTCCTGAAGATTTGCAGCTCAAGCTGGACACTGAGTTTTTCGACTATGTCGTCGCGGCTGTGCGGGCCGAGTTGACTGCCGACGATGTTGACGAAAACACTGTCGTCGCAATCTATGGCACGTCTTCGCTGTATGGATTCTTGCGAGTTTCCGAGGTGCTCGACAAATCGGTCGGCGACATCCGCGGACGCATGGTGCTGTTCTTTCCTGGGACATTTCAGCAGGACAACTACAGCCTACTGGGCGCTCGTGATGGCTGGAACTATCTCGCCACGCCCATCACGCTTCACCAAAGCGAATAG
- the brxC gene encoding BREX system P-loop protein BrxC, producing the protein MIKNSELFVRDPAHSELMNNGQARITSEGTDQERDTLREELSNFVCEGQYEDGMVRILESYLQHLSGTSQPAAWVSGFFGSGKSHLLKMLCHLWVDTEFPDGSRARSLVKDLPEDVVAALKELDTEGRKAGGLHAVSGTLPSGDTSSVRLTVLGMILRSKGLPEQYAPAKFCLYLKNNGFYDQVKAAVEVKGKDFFRELNDLTVSPVLHDALVEVDAGYGDRKSARETIRGQFKKPADISSSELLQLTREVLSVDGKLPCTIIVLDEVQIHIGDSKDRTRDVVDVAEALSKQLESRIIVVGAGQNALASQAPHFKWLQDRFTIPIELSDTDVETVTRRVLLQKKPEHVDAVRKCLDIHSGEIERQLSGTRIGSKGSDREIMVEDYPLLPVRRRFWEHVFRAVDPTGTSGMLRSQLRIIHDALHDYASSGLGTVVPADLMFDQLQPSLVHQGVLLRELDETIRSLDDGTEKGKLKRRLCGLTFLIRKIPREAGFDIGVRASEEMLADLMVSDLQDDGARLRKEIPDLLEELVNDGILLKDHSEYNLQTKEYSDWDAEFRKREQQLNANSGELTTKRDALIRAASHDAIKGISLIQGERKEKRKLAIHFGDDAPVVDGDAVPVWIRDEYSASEKNVVDSARAAGTDSPIVFVFLPRGNSKDLEKQIVRHEASTGTIKIKGVPSTPEGDEARSAMESRQTDAQRTRDEILGEIVDAAKVFKGGGAEVMSLTIEEKVKDAAKDALDRMFPKFGDGDHKNWPVVISRAKNNDDAPLGAVSWTGETKAHPVCKALLREIGAGCEGRQLQRIFGNAPYGWSQDAIDGAIMALHNSGDITVRAGGDSVPPGKLDQTKIKKAELRQETITLSASDKIALRGLFPTAGVPTRPSDDLEDKSSEFLKAMFDLASRAGGDAPLPVRPNTDHLTDLRNHAGNERLAKMLAVRDELSKQAEDWTSLAELSEKRMPQWERLGRLMKHGEGMDEFADIQSAADGIRDSRLLLEKTDHVTPLVKKAAAALRSAVTSSHDQYESTYNSEFDTLKASESWQKTDAAKQSELMQAEGLDGVPAISVGSDDELLRTLDATPLSSWKDKTDALTSRFASADARAAKLHEPKLQRMHLSSGTLKTPEDVKSWLAEQEAAINQKLKDGPVVIS; encoded by the coding sequence ATGATTAAGAACAGCGAGCTATTCGTCCGTGATCCAGCCCATTCAGAGCTGATGAATAATGGTCAAGCACGGATCACATCGGAAGGAACCGACCAGGAACGCGACACGCTTCGCGAAGAGCTTTCCAATTTCGTATGCGAAGGCCAGTATGAAGATGGAATGGTCCGCATCTTGGAGTCGTATCTTCAGCACCTTAGTGGCACCAGTCAGCCGGCCGCCTGGGTCAGCGGTTTCTTTGGCAGTGGTAAATCTCACCTTTTGAAGATGCTGTGTCACCTTTGGGTCGATACTGAATTCCCCGACGGCTCCCGCGCCCGTTCGCTGGTAAAAGATTTACCCGAAGATGTGGTCGCAGCGTTGAAGGAACTAGACACCGAAGGGCGCAAGGCTGGTGGTCTCCACGCCGTATCAGGAACGCTGCCCTCGGGTGACACCAGCAGTGTTCGCTTGACCGTCTTGGGCATGATTCTGCGATCAAAGGGGCTGCCCGAACAGTACGCTCCTGCGAAGTTCTGTCTGTACCTCAAGAACAATGGCTTTTACGACCAAGTCAAAGCAGCCGTTGAAGTCAAAGGGAAAGACTTCTTTCGCGAGCTGAACGACCTGACCGTCAGTCCCGTTCTGCACGATGCCTTGGTCGAGGTCGATGCCGGATATGGCGACCGCAAGTCGGCGAGGGAAACGATCCGAGGACAGTTTAAGAAACCAGCGGACATTTCATCTTCAGAATTGTTGCAACTAACCCGCGAAGTGCTCTCGGTCGATGGCAAGTTGCCATGCACGATCATCGTGCTGGACGAAGTGCAAATCCACATCGGTGACTCGAAGGATCGGACACGAGATGTGGTCGACGTTGCCGAAGCGCTCAGCAAGCAGCTGGAATCTCGGATCATCGTCGTTGGTGCGGGCCAGAACGCTCTCGCGTCCCAGGCACCGCACTTCAAGTGGCTACAAGACCGCTTCACGATTCCGATCGAACTCTCCGACACCGATGTCGAAACGGTGACGCGACGCGTTTTGTTGCAGAAGAAACCTGAACACGTTGACGCTGTCCGCAAGTGCCTCGACATACACTCGGGTGAAATCGAACGTCAGCTCTCAGGGACGCGCATCGGAAGCAAGGGGAGCGACCGTGAAATCATGGTCGAAGACTATCCACTGTTGCCTGTACGCCGTCGCTTTTGGGAGCACGTGTTCCGCGCCGTCGATCCAACCGGCACCAGCGGAATGCTTCGGTCCCAGTTGCGAATCATTCACGATGCACTGCACGACTACGCATCCAGCGGACTAGGCACGGTGGTGCCGGCCGACCTGATGTTTGACCAGCTTCAGCCGAGTCTGGTTCACCAAGGTGTGCTACTGCGTGAACTCGACGAAACGATTCGATCGCTCGATGACGGCACCGAAAAGGGAAAGCTGAAACGCCGGCTTTGCGGACTAACCTTCTTGATTCGCAAAATCCCACGTGAAGCAGGTTTTGACATCGGCGTTCGCGCGTCGGAGGAAATGTTGGCCGATCTGATGGTCAGCGATCTGCAAGACGACGGGGCGCGGCTTCGCAAAGAGATTCCGGATTTGCTTGAGGAGTTGGTCAACGACGGAATTTTGCTGAAGGACCACAGCGAATACAACCTTCAAACCAAGGAGTACTCTGACTGGGACGCTGAGTTCCGCAAGCGAGAGCAGCAGCTCAACGCAAACTCTGGCGAGCTGACCACCAAACGTGACGCGCTGATCCGTGCAGCCAGCCATGACGCCATCAAGGGCATTTCGCTGATCCAAGGTGAGCGAAAAGAGAAACGCAAATTGGCGATCCACTTCGGAGACGATGCCCCAGTCGTGGACGGTGATGCGGTGCCCGTATGGATTCGCGATGAGTACTCGGCCAGCGAAAAGAACGTGGTCGATTCAGCTCGTGCTGCCGGAACCGACAGTCCAATTGTCTTCGTCTTCCTACCGCGTGGAAACTCGAAGGACTTGGAGAAGCAGATCGTCCGGCATGAGGCTTCCACTGGAACCATCAAGATCAAAGGTGTGCCAAGCACGCCAGAAGGAGACGAAGCGCGGAGCGCGATGGAAAGTCGGCAAACTGATGCCCAGCGAACTCGCGATGAAATCCTCGGCGAGATTGTCGACGCCGCCAAAGTATTCAAGGGCGGCGGTGCCGAGGTGATGTCGCTGACGATCGAGGAAAAGGTCAAAGATGCCGCTAAGGATGCTCTCGACCGGATGTTCCCCAAGTTTGGTGACGGCGACCACAAGAATTGGCCCGTCGTCATTAGTCGCGCCAAGAACAACGACGACGCACCGCTGGGGGCCGTCAGTTGGACGGGCGAAACCAAGGCCCACCCGGTGTGCAAGGCGCTTCTGCGTGAGATAGGAGCTGGTTGCGAAGGTCGTCAGTTGCAGAGAATTTTTGGGAATGCACCCTACGGTTGGTCCCAAGACGCGATTGACGGCGCAATCATGGCGCTGCACAACTCAGGCGATATCACGGTTCGCGCTGGCGGTGACAGTGTCCCGCCAGGCAAGTTGGACCAAACCAAGATTAAGAAAGCGGAACTTCGACAGGAAACGATCACGCTTTCGGCCAGCGACAAGATTGCGCTTCGCGGGTTGTTCCCGACCGCCGGGGTTCCGACTCGCCCCAGCGATGACTTGGAGGACAAGTCAAGCGAGTTCCTCAAGGCGATGTTTGACTTGGCCAGCCGCGCCGGCGGCGATGCCCCACTACCTGTTCGTCCCAATACGGATCATCTGACTGACCTGCGAAATCACGCAGGCAACGAACGCCTCGCAAAAATGCTGGCGGTCCGCGATGAACTGAGCAAACAAGCCGAGGATTGGACATCGCTTGCTGAGCTGTCCGAGAAGAGAATGCCCCAGTGGGAACGGCTTGGCCGGCTGATGAAGCACGGCGAGGGGATGGATGAGTTCGCTGACATTCAATCTGCGGCCGATGGAATACGCGACAGTCGTTTGCTGCTAGAGAAGACCGACCACGTAACACCGTTGGTGAAGAAGGCTGCAGCAGCGTTGCGATCGGCAGTCACCTCTTCTCACGACCAATACGAAAGCACTTACAACTCCGAGTTCGACACTTTGAAGGCCAGCGAGTCCTGGCAGAAGACGGATGCAGCAAAACAGTCTGAGTTAATGCAGGCGGAAGGATTGGACGGCGTTCCGGCGATCTCAGTTGGCAGTGACGACGAACTGCTGCGAACGCTAGATGCGACCCCGCTTTCATCATGGAAAGACAAGACCGATGCATTGACTAGTCGATTTGCCAGTGCCGACGCAAGAGCAGCCAAGTTGCATGAACCCAAGCTTCAGCGCATGCACTTGTCGAGTGGAACGTTGAAGACGCCTGAGGATGTGAAGTCGTGGTTGGCAGAGCAGGAAGCAGCCATCAATCAAAAACTGAAAGACGGCCCCGTCGTCATTAGTTGA